TTTAATTAATTCTAAAAATTCTTTCTCAAAAAAATGTGGCTGTGTTTCTCTCTCATTTTTAGGAGAAGTCATATTTTTACCAAATTTTAAACCCATTTCAGTAAAACTCCAAAAATATTTTACTGTTCTATTTACAGAATTTCTATGAAGTTTTTCTAAAATTCCAAGTTCTAATAATCTTAAATTTGCTTTTTGTGTGCTAATTCCGACTTCATATTTTTTAAGTAAATGAGTTAGAGAATATGTTAAATTCTCTTCTGTATATTTTGGTAAATAGCAAGTTTCTAAATCTAATTTAGTGTAGAGTTTTTCAGTCATTTTGATTTTTGAAGCTTCTGATGGACGAAGATTTTTAAATGCAAATTCTAATCCTAAAAGATTAATTTCAATAATCTCTTTTTTTGGTGAAGTTTGTGAGTTTTGAGAAATAGAGTAAGAACCAGTTTTGCGAATCGATGGTAAAACTTCTTTAAAAATCCACTCTTCTATTTTTACAGCTTCGGGCATTTTTGATTTTATAATCAATCTCCAAACATCAGGTTCTTGAATCAATTTTGTTTTTCTAAGCTGACCCGTTAAATTGACGGAATAGCTTTTTGCATTTTTACAATGTTGTCTAATCGCTTGATCTGTATCTTTGTATTCCAATAGCAAAGCCATATCTTTTGCGATAAACCACTCTTCACTATCAATTAACAAAATTCTTACTGGAAAATTGTTAAAATTTTTACTTATTAAATCCATAGAATTACCTTTTTACTTATTACTTTTGGTATTTTATGGATTTAAACTTAAAATAGTTTTAAAAACTCAAATTTAAAGTTTGTAATTATAAAACTATTTATTGAAGGACTAAAAATTGGATTATGAAAACTTTAAAATAAAACTTAAAGAAATCAATATTACAAATAAAGATTTTGCTGAAATTTTAGGTATCGATAAAACAACACCATCGGCTTATTGGAAGAAAAAAAATGAAGTTCCACGATATATTGAAGTTTTAATCGAAGCTCTTGAAACAATGGATATTAAAGATAGATTATTTTTTATTCATAATCAATTACATAAAAACAGAGAAAAACTAATTTTAAATTAATCGTATGGACGGGTGTCTATGACCCGTCCGTTTTTGCTAAAAATTTCTCTATTTTATTGCTACTGGGAAATCATTTCCTTTGATGTCTGCTTGTGGAACTTGTTCATATTGCCACTTTTTGAATGTGATTTCTGGCACTTTATCCTCGACATATGCTGAAAGTTCTCTTATTGTCATCTTTGAATCTGAACCGAAACCTTTTCCTTTTAGTGCTTCTAAAATCGCATATGTGAAAACTCCGTGTCCTTTGTATCCTTCGAGGGCTACCTGATCTTTTGAACTTGCCACTATTGTCGCTCTTCCCGTTGCTCTTACCAGTTTTTTTACTGCCGTTTTCATTCCAAAACTTCGATTACTTGCGAAACTTCCACTGTTACAAGTGT
This is a stretch of genomic DNA from Thiovulum sp. ES. It encodes these proteins:
- a CDS encoding prophage antirepressor (PFAM: BRO family, N-terminal domain), whose translation is MDLISKNFNNFPVRILLIDSEEWFIAKDMALLLEYKDTDQAIRQHCKNAKSYSVNLTGQLRKTKLIQEPDVWRLIIKSKMPEAVKIEEWIFKEVLPSIRKTGSYSISQNSQTSPKKEIIEINLLGLEFAFKNLRPSEASKIKMTEKLYTKLDLETCYLPKYTEENLTYSLTHLLKKYEVGISTQKANLRLLELGILEKLHRNSVNRTVKYFWSFTEMGLKFGKNMTSPKNERETQPHFFEKEFLELIKLF